One window from the genome of Pseudomonas sp. L5B5 encodes:
- the mdlC gene encoding benzoylformate decarboxylase has protein sequence MKTVHSASYDILRQQGLTTVFGNPGSNELPFLKGFPEDFRYILGLHEGAVVGMADGFALASGQPAFVNLHAAAGTGNGMGALTNAWYSHSPLVITAGQQVRSMIGVEAMLANVDAPQLPRPLVKWSHEPACAEDVPRALSQAIHMANQAPKGPVYLSIPYDDWARPAPAGVEHLARRQVASAGLPSAAQLRSLVQRLAAARSPVLVLGPDVDGSQSNHLAVQLAEKLRMPAWVAPSASRCPFPTRHRSFRGVLPAAIAGISRCLADHDLILVVGAPVFRYHQFAPGDYLPEGTELLHITCDPGEAARAPMGDALVGDIAETLQALVWALPDCDRPQPQALPLATPVEELGGLLRPETVFDVLDELAPKDAIYVKESTSTVGAFWQRVEMREPGSYYFPAAGGLGFGLPAAVGVQLARPERRVIGVIGDGSANYGITALWTAAQYQIPVVFIILKNGTYGALRWFAGVLQVSDAPGLDVPGLDFCAIGRGYGVHSVQASTREEFALALTEALAGNRPVLIEVPTLTIEP, from the coding sequence ATGAAAACCGTCCATAGCGCTTCCTACGACATCCTGCGACAACAAGGCCTGACCACCGTGTTCGGCAACCCGGGTTCCAATGAGCTGCCCTTTCTCAAGGGTTTCCCCGAAGACTTCCGCTACATCCTCGGTCTGCATGAAGGCGCGGTGGTGGGCATGGCCGACGGCTTCGCCCTGGCCAGCGGTCAGCCGGCATTCGTCAACCTGCATGCCGCGGCCGGCACCGGCAATGGCATGGGCGCCCTGACCAATGCCTGGTACTCCCACAGTCCGCTGGTGATTACCGCCGGCCAGCAGGTGCGCTCGATGATCGGCGTCGAGGCGATGCTCGCCAACGTCGACGCCCCGCAACTGCCCCGGCCCCTGGTCAAGTGGAGCCATGAACCGGCCTGCGCCGAGGACGTGCCGCGGGCCCTGAGCCAGGCGATCCACATGGCCAACCAGGCGCCCAAGGGCCCGGTCTATCTGTCGATTCCCTACGATGACTGGGCCCGTCCGGCGCCGGCCGGGGTCGAGCACCTGGCCCGGCGCCAGGTGGCCAGTGCCGGGTTGCCCTCGGCGGCGCAACTGCGTTCGCTGGTGCAGCGCCTGGCGGCGGCGCGCAGTCCGGTGCTGGTGCTGGGGCCTGATGTGGATGGCAGCCAGAGCAACCACCTGGCCGTGCAACTGGCGGAAAAACTGCGCATGCCGGCCTGGGTCGCGCCGTCCGCTTCCCGCTGCCCGTTTCCCACCCGTCACCGGAGCTTTCGCGGGGTGCTGCCGGCTGCCATTGCTGGCATCAGCCGCTGCCTGGCGGACCATGACCTGATCCTGGTGGTGGGGGCCCCGGTGTTCCGTTATCACCAGTTTGCGCCGGGGGACTACCTGCCCGAGGGAACCGAGCTGCTGCACATCACCTGCGATCCCGGCGAAGCGGCGCGTGCGCCCATGGGCGATGCGCTGGTGGGGGATATCGCCGAGACCTTGCAGGCACTGGTCTGGGCGCTGCCGGACTGCGACCGGCCGCAGCCCCAAGCCTTGCCGCTGGCCACTCCGGTAGAGGAGCTGGGCGGCCTGCTGCGCCCGGAAACCGTGTTCGACGTGCTCGATGAGCTGGCTCCCAAGGATGCGATCTACGTCAAGGAATCCACCTCCACCGTAGGCGCGTTCTGGCAGCGAGTGGAGATGCGTGAGCCCGGCAGCTATTACTTCCCGGCAGCCGGCGGGCTGGGCTTCGGCCTGCCGGCAGCGGTGGGCGTGCAACTGGCCCGGCCGGAGCGGCGGGTGATCGGAGTGATTGGCGACGGCTCGGCCAACTACGGCATCACCGCGCTGTGGACCGCCGCCCAGTACCAGATTCCGGTGGTGTTCATCATTCTGAAGAACGGCACCTATGGCGCCCTGCGCTGGTTCGCCGGCGTGCTGCAGGTCAGCGACGCTCCGGGGCTGGACGTGCCCGGCCTGGACTTCTGCGCCATCGGTCGCGGCTATGGCGTGCATTCGGTGCAGGCCAGCACTCGGGAGGAATTTGCCCTGGCTCTGACTGAGGCCCTGGCGGGCAACCGCCCGGTGCTGATCGAGGTGCCGACACTGACCATCGAACCCTGA
- a CDS encoding aldehyde dehydrogenase family protein, with product MNDCNAVYCDLHLQPIAGQWRAGAAGKILAVTNPFDGALLLEVAQANRSDLDAAYAKAAQVQPQWAALGPSQRAAVLHRAVAIFDRRQEEIVDWIIRESGSTRIKALAEWGAARAITLEAASFPARVHGRIVESDVPGKESRVYRSALGVVGVISPWNFPLHLTQRSIAPALALGNAVVVKPASDTPVCGGLLLARIFEEAGLPAGVFSVVVGAGSEIGDAFVEHPVPALITFTGSTPVGRGIGRIASGGEHLKHVALELGGNSPFVVLDDADLEQAVNAAVFGKFLHQGQICMAINRIIVDEQLYDAFAQRFVARVKQLKVGDPQSLDTVIGPVINTRQLQGLHDKIALAREQGAEPLYEGGQNGNLLAPHVYGEVRADMDLARNEIFGPLVGLLRARDEAHALELANDSEFGLASAVFTGNLERGVNFARQVRAGMTHINDVPVNDEANAPFGGEKNSGLGRFNGDWAIDEFTRDHWISLQHRPRQYPF from the coding sequence ATGAATGATTGCAACGCGGTTTATTGCGACCTGCATCTGCAACCCATCGCCGGACAGTGGCGCGCCGGTGCCGCCGGCAAGATCCTGGCGGTGACCAATCCGTTCGACGGCGCTCTGCTGCTGGAAGTGGCCCAGGCCAACCGCAGCGACCTGGATGCAGCCTACGCCAAGGCCGCCCAGGTGCAGCCGCAATGGGCAGCCCTGGGGCCATCGCAGCGCGCCGCGGTGCTGCACCGGGCGGTGGCGATATTCGACCGACGCCAGGAGGAAATCGTCGACTGGATCATCCGCGAGTCCGGCAGTACGCGGATCAAGGCCCTGGCCGAGTGGGGCGCGGCGCGGGCCATCACCCTGGAGGCGGCGTCCTTCCCGGCGCGGGTCCACGGGCGGATTGTCGAATCCGATGTGCCGGGCAAGGAAAGCCGGGTCTACCGCAGCGCCCTTGGGGTGGTCGGAGTGATCAGCCCGTGGAACTTCCCGCTGCACCTGACCCAGCGCTCCATCGCCCCGGCCCTGGCCCTTGGCAATGCGGTGGTGGTCAAGCCGGCCAGCGATACCCCGGTGTGCGGCGGCCTGCTGCTGGCCAGGATTTTCGAGGAAGCGGGGCTACCCGCCGGGGTGTTCAGCGTTGTGGTGGGGGCCGGTAGCGAGATTGGCGACGCCTTTGTCGAGCACCCGGTGCCGGCGTTGATCACCTTCACCGGCTCGACCCCGGTGGGGCGCGGCATCGGCCGTATCGCCAGTGGCGGGGAACACCTCAAGCATGTGGCTCTGGAGTTGGGGGGCAACAGCCCGTTCGTGGTACTGGACGATGCCGACCTGGAGCAGGCGGTGAACGCCGCAGTGTTCGGCAAGTTCCTGCACCAGGGGCAGATCTGCATGGCGATCAACCGCATCATCGTCGATGAGCAGCTCTATGACGCTTTCGCCCAGCGCTTCGTGGCCCGGGTCAAGCAGCTCAAGGTGGGTGATCCGCAATCGCTGGACACGGTGATTGGCCCGGTGATCAACACCCGCCAGTTGCAGGGTCTGCATGACAAGATCGCCTTGGCCCGCGAGCAGGGCGCCGAGCCGCTGTATGAGGGCGGGCAGAACGGCAACCTGCTGGCGCCCCATGTGTACGGCGAGGTGCGTGCCGACATGGACCTGGCGCGCAATGAAATCTTCGGCCCGCTGGTGGGGCTGCTGCGCGCCCGGGACGAAGCCCATGCCCTGGAGCTGGCCAACGACAGCGAGTTCGGCCTGGCCAGCGCAGTGTTCACCGGCAACCTGGAGCGCGGGGTGAACTTCGCCCGGCAGGTGCGCGCCGGCATGACCCACATCAACGATGTGCCGGTGAACGACGAGGCCAACGCACCCTTTGGGGGCGAGAAGAACTCCGGGCTGGGGCGCTTCAACGGCGACTGGGCGATCGATGAGTTCACCCGGGACCACTGGATCAGCCTGCAACATCGGCCACGTCAATATCCCTTCTGA
- a CDS encoding LysR family transcriptional regulator — MSHIDLNLIRTFVTLYEARSVTLAAERLFVTQPSVSYGLARLRELFDDGLFSRTRDGIQPSQLADELYPALRESLTRIENTVHSTRRFDPATTERRFRIALSDLGEMGFLPLILARLNQQAPEAEVEVLPLQVDQAGEWLSSAKVDALICRKPLTGTRSQVLIRERYVCLLSDRHPRIGTQLSLEQFLAERHIAVTRTTGHGSVEDVLKQMNAKRRISLQVPHFSVLPKVLPGTDLLAVLPAQIARLFTLEGGLRQLELPFSVGEFEVSLHWHPNSDSSAALTWFRQTVAAAIIDGQS; from the coding sequence ATGAGCCACATCGATCTGAACCTGATCCGCACCTTCGTCACCCTCTATGAAGCCCGCAGCGTGACCCTGGCCGCCGAGCGCCTGTTCGTCACCCAACCCTCGGTCAGCTACGGCCTGGCGCGGCTGCGCGAGCTGTTCGACGACGGCCTGTTCAGCCGCACCCGGGACGGTATCCAGCCCAGCCAACTGGCCGATGAGCTGTATCCGGCCTTGCGCGAATCCCTGACGCGGATCGAGAACACCGTGCACAGCACCCGGCGCTTCGACCCGGCGACCACCGAACGGCGCTTTCGCATCGCCCTGTCCGACCTTGGCGAAATGGGCTTCCTGCCGCTGATCCTGGCGCGCCTGAACCAGCAGGCCCCCGAGGCCGAAGTCGAAGTCCTGCCGCTGCAGGTGGACCAGGCCGGTGAGTGGCTCAGCAGCGCCAAGGTCGACGCGCTGATCTGTCGCAAACCCTTGACCGGTACCCGCAGCCAGGTGCTGATCCGCGAGCGCTACGTGTGCCTGCTCAGCGACCGCCACCCGCGCATAGGCACCCAGCTGAGCCTGGAGCAGTTCCTCGCCGAACGTCACATCGCCGTGACCCGCACCACCGGCCACGGCAGCGTCGAGGACGTGCTCAAGCAGATGAATGCCAAGCGCCGCATCAGCCTGCAGGTGCCGCACTTCTCGGTGCTGCCCAAGGTGTTGCCCGGCACCGACCTGCTGGCGGTGCTGCCGGCGCAGATCGCCCGCCTGTTCACCCTCGAAGGCGGCCTGCGGCAACTGGAACTGCCGTTCTCCGTGGGGGAGTTCGAAGTCTCGCTGCACTGGCACCCCAACAGCGACAGCAGCGCCGCCCTGACCTGGTTCCGCCAGACCGTGGCCGCGGCCATCATCGACGGCCAGTCTTGA
- a CDS encoding OprD family porin, which yields MNTRYPMLCRSLVGASLSVGLCAPSWAADDSGFFEGSKTDLLLRNYYFNRDFRDHDAPKGQVEEWAQGFILKFSSGYTPGAVGFGLDAIGLFGLKLDSSRAVSGSELLPVHDDGRAADNFGRVGAALKARVSATEVKLGELLPDTPLLRYDDGRLLPQTFRGAMLVSREISGLGLQAGQYRAVSLRNSSDMQDLSAWAAPGVKSDGFTYAGAEYRFNQQRTLLGAWHSQLEDIYRQSYFNLLHKQPLGDWTLGANLGYFIDRDDGRARIGRVDSRTAYGLFSASRAGHTLYLGLQKVSGDSPWMSVYGSSGRTLGNDMFNGNFSNAGERSWQVRYDYDFAASGVPGLLAMVRYGRGDHATTKAGNGGHEWERDTEIGYTLQSGTLKNLSLRLNNATNRRSFNSDFDQTRLIVSYPLSL from the coding sequence ATGAACACCCGTTATCCGATGCTCTGCCGTTCCCTGGTTGGGGCGTCCTTGTCCGTGGGCCTGTGCGCGCCTTCATGGGCTGCCGACGACAGCGGTTTCTTCGAGGGGAGCAAGACCGACCTGCTGTTGCGCAACTACTATTTCAACCGGGATTTTCGCGATCATGATGCACCCAAGGGGCAGGTGGAGGAGTGGGCCCAGGGTTTCATTCTCAAGTTCAGTTCCGGCTACACCCCGGGCGCTGTCGGTTTCGGTCTGGACGCCATCGGCCTGTTCGGCCTCAAGCTCGACAGCAGCCGCGCGGTCAGCGGTTCGGAGTTGTTGCCGGTGCACGACGATGGGCGCGCCGCGGACAATTTCGGTCGTGTCGGAGCGGCCCTCAAGGCGCGGGTTTCCGCCACCGAGGTCAAGCTTGGTGAGCTGCTGCCGGACACTCCACTGCTGCGTTATGACGACGGCCGCCTGCTGCCGCAGACCTTTCGCGGGGCCATGCTGGTATCCCGGGAGATCAGCGGCCTGGGCCTGCAGGCCGGACAGTACCGCGCTGTCAGCCTGCGCAATTCCTCGGACATGCAGGATCTTTCGGCCTGGGCCGCGCCCGGGGTCAAGTCCGATGGCTTCACCTACGCTGGTGCCGAATACCGCTTCAACCAGCAGCGCACCTTGCTCGGGGCCTGGCATTCGCAACTGGAAGACATCTACCGCCAGAGCTACTTCAACCTGTTGCACAAGCAACCGCTGGGCGACTGGACCCTGGGAGCCAACCTCGGCTACTTCATCGACCGCGACGACGGCCGCGCGCGTATCGGCCGGGTCGACAGCCGCACCGCCTATGGGCTGTTCTCCGCCTCCCGGGCCGGGCACACGCTGTACCTGGGGTTGCAGAAAGTCAGCGGCGACAGCCCCTGGATGTCGGTCTACGGCAGCAGCGGGCGGACCCTGGGCAACGACATGTTCAACGGCAACTTCAGCAATGCCGGCGAGCGTTCGTGGCAGGTGCGCTACGACTATGACTTCGCGGCCTCGGGAGTTCCCGGGCTGCTGGCCATGGTGCGCTACGGCCGTGGCGACCACGCCACCACCAAGGCCGGCAATGGCGGTCACGAGTGGGAGCGCGATACCGAGATCGGCTACACCCTGCAGAGCGGCACCTTGAAGAACCTCAGCCTGCGGCTGAACAACGCCACCAACCGACGCAGCTTCAACAGCGACTTCGACCAGACCCGGTTGATCGTCAGCTACCCGCTGTCGCTGTGA
- a CDS encoding ketopantoate reductase family protein: MNITILGAGAMGSLFGGLLAESGQQVTLLDINDAHLAAIRNDGLLLTTDRGERHITGLNACRPEQAAGHPDLLLVFTKTLHTNSALRSVAGHIAGHTRVLTLQNGLGNAEALSRHVAPGQAVIGMTNWPADMVGPGQVQSHGQGVVRVLALDEGEQQASREVAAVLDAAGLNCAVDPEVWTSIWEKVAFNAALNSLCAATGCTVGQLDAAPEGVALARAIVMEVVAVARSQGIVLDAQRCLDSVAFAMANHRTHKPSMLQDVLAGRLTEIGAINGQVLARAREAGVAVPHTETLLGLLRLIEKRATAQ, from the coding sequence ATGAACATCACCATTCTCGGCGCGGGTGCCATGGGTTCGCTGTTTGGCGGCCTGCTGGCGGAAAGCGGCCAGCAGGTGACCCTGCTGGACATCAACGACGCGCACCTGGCGGCGATCCGCAACGACGGCCTGCTGCTGACTACCGACCGCGGCGAGCGGCACATCACGGGCTTGAACGCCTGTCGCCCGGAACAGGCCGCGGGGCACCCCGACCTGTTGCTGGTCTTCACCAAGACCCTGCACACCAACAGCGCCTTGCGCAGTGTTGCCGGGCATATCGCCGGGCACACCCGGGTGCTGACGCTGCAGAACGGCCTGGGCAATGCCGAGGCGCTGTCCCGGCATGTGGCCCCGGGGCAGGCGGTGATCGGCATGACCAACTGGCCCGCCGACATGGTCGGGCCGGGGCAGGTGCAGTCCCACGGCCAGGGCGTGGTCCGGGTGCTAGCCCTCGACGAGGGCGAGCAACAGGCCAGCCGTGAAGTGGCGGCGGTACTGGACGCGGCGGGGTTGAACTGCGCGGTGGACCCCGAGGTGTGGACGTCGATCTGGGAAAAGGTCGCCTTCAATGCGGCGCTGAACAGCCTGTGCGCGGCCACCGGCTGCACCGTCGGCCAGCTGGACGCGGCGCCGGAAGGCGTGGCACTGGCCCGGGCCATCGTCATGGAAGTGGTGGCCGTGGCCCGCTCCCAGGGGATAGTGCTGGATGCTCAGCGATGCCTGGACAGCGTGGCCTTTGCCATGGCCAACCACCGCACGCACAAGCCATCGATGCTGCAGGACGTGCTGGCCGGAAGGCTTACGGAAATCGGTGCGATCAACGGCCAGGTGCTGGCCCGGGCGCGGGAGGCGGGTGTGGCCGTGCCCCACACCGAAACCCTGCTCGGCCTGCTGCGGCTGATCGAAAAACGCGCCACCGCACAGTAG
- a CDS encoding MFS transporter translates to MNTTSVTAVIDDATQPARSGSPHADIGTLLDQGPFTGMQKLVVLLAALSIVMDGFDGQLIGFAIPLMIKEWGITREAFAPAVAAGLIGMGIGSACAGLFADRFGRRMAIIASVFVFGVATCAIGLAPNAVAVAALRFIAGLGIGGALPSATTVTAEFTPARQRTLAVTATIVCVPLGGMLAGLFASHVLPLYGWRTLFFIGGSLPIVLGFALLATLPESPRFLARRPQRWNELGTLLGRMGRPMAAGVVYTDALEQKSEKQGGFRALFALGYGRDTLALWVAFFMCLTAVYSAFSWLPTMLLSEGLELSVAGSGLTAYNLGGVIGALACAVAITRWGSFWPLLICCAGGAASAFVLQGVDIHQNTGLLIFGFGVHGLFVNAVQSTMYALCAFIYPTGVRATGTASALAFGRLGAILSAFAGALVITQGGAQGYLMLLGSVMVMALLALLIVGRHIPRRLPGQS, encoded by the coding sequence ATGAACACGACTTCGGTCACCGCTGTGATAGACGACGCGACCCAGCCGGCGCGCTCCGGTTCCCCCCATGCCGATATCGGCACCTTGCTCGACCAGGGGCCCTTCACCGGTATGCAGAAACTGGTGGTGCTGCTGGCGGCGCTGTCCATTGTCATGGACGGTTTCGACGGCCAGCTGATCGGTTTTGCCATTCCGCTGATGATCAAGGAATGGGGCATCACCCGCGAGGCGTTCGCCCCTGCGGTGGCGGCCGGGCTGATCGGCATGGGTATTGGCAGTGCTTGTGCCGGGCTGTTCGCCGACCGTTTCGGCCGGCGCATGGCGATCATCGCCAGTGTGTTCGTGTTTGGCGTGGCCACCTGCGCCATTGGCCTGGCGCCGAACGCGGTGGCGGTGGCGGCGCTGCGCTTTATCGCCGGGCTGGGCATCGGTGGTGCGTTGCCCAGCGCGACCACGGTGACGGCCGAATTCACCCCGGCGCGGCAGCGCACCCTGGCGGTGACCGCCACCATTGTCTGCGTGCCCCTGGGCGGGATGCTGGCGGGGCTGTTCGCCTCCCATGTGTTGCCGCTGTACGGTTGGCGCACCCTGTTCTTCATCGGTGGCAGCTTGCCCATCGTCCTGGGTTTTGCCCTGCTGGCGACGCTGCCGGAATCGCCGCGCTTCCTGGCGCGTCGACCCCAACGCTGGAACGAGCTGGGCACCTTGCTCGGGCGCATGGGCCGGCCGATGGCGGCGGGGGTGGTCTACACCGATGCCCTGGAGCAGAAGAGCGAGAAGCAGGGCGGTTTCCGCGCCTTGTTCGCCCTGGGGTACGGGCGTGACACCCTGGCCCTCTGGGTGGCCTTCTTCATGTGCCTGACCGCGGTCTACAGCGCCTTCAGCTGGTTGCCCACCATGCTGCTGTCCGAAGGACTGGAGCTGTCGGTGGCCGGTTCCGGACTGACCGCCTACAACCTGGGCGGGGTGATCGGCGCGCTGGCGTGCGCGGTGGCCATTACCCGCTGGGGTTCCTTCTGGCCGCTGCTGATCTGCTGCGCCGGGGGCGCGGCCAGCGCCTTTGTGTTGCAGGGGGTGGACATCCACCAGAATACCGGCCTGCTGATCTTCGGCTTCGGTGTGCATGGCCTGTTCGTCAACGCCGTGCAGTCCACCATGTACGCGCTGTGTGCCTTTATCTATCCCACCGGCGTGCGCGCCACCGGTACCGCATCGGCCCTGGCCTTCGGGCGCCTGGGAGCGATTCTCAGTGCCTTCGCCGGAGCCTTGGTGATCACTCAGGGCGGGGCCCAGGGCTACCTCATGCTGTTGGGCTCGGTGATGGTCATGGCGCTGCTGGCGCTGCTGATCGTGGGCCGGCACATTCCCCGGCGCCTGCCGGGCCAGTCATGA